The genomic interval AATAAAAACCTTGCGAACTTTGCGGTTAAATTTAAATGTTAAAACTTCAGATTCTGAGTTTCTTTTTCGGCAAATTCTTTAATTCGATTTTCAACTTCATAAAAAACAGAAATTGCTTTTTCTCCCGCTTCGGTCAATCGAGCGCCACCGCCGCCTTTTCCGCCGAGAAGTTTTTCGACCAAAGGAGATTCAGCACGCTGATTCATTTCTTCAACCAATTGCCAAGCCTGACGATACGCCATTTTCATTTCTTTTGCAGCGTTGGTAATAGATCCCGTTTTTCGGATATTTTCGAGCAGCCAGATTTTTCCAATTCCCAAAAAAGCGCCTTCAGTTTCTTCAATCCAAACACGAACTTCAACCTTATATTTCTTATTTTCAATCATCAAAATAAGTATTTTTTAATTACAATAATACGTATTTTTACTTAATCAATAATACGTAAAAAGTAAATTTATTTGTTTGTCAACGAAATAGCTTTGGAACAAGCAACAATAAATGTAAATTTGCGCGATAATTCATTAAAGTGAGAAAATCTTTGGACCTTTGTCACTTTGCAACTTTGAACCTTTAAGATGAAATACAATCCAAACGAAATTGAAGCCAAATGGCAAAAATATTGGGCAGAAAATCAAACTTTTGCAGCAAAGAATAACTCTGAAAAACCGAAACATTATGTTCTCGATATGTTTCCTTATCCATCTGGAGCAGGACTGCACGTAGGACATCCGCTGGGTTATATAGCTTCAGATGTGTATTCTCGTTTCAAAAGACATCAAGGTTTCAATGTTTTGCATCCAATGGGATACGATAGTTTCGGATTACCGGCAGAACAATATGCAATTCAAACAGGTCAGCGTCCAGAAGATACAACGCGTGTAAATATTGACGGTGGAGTAGATAAGGAAGGAAAACAAATTGCTGGTTACAGAAAACAATTAGATAAAATCGGATTCTCATTTGATTGGTCGCGTGAAGTGCGAACTTCAAATCCTGATTATTACAAACATACACAATGGATATTTATTCAATTGTTCAATTCTTGGTATTGCAAAAAACAAGGAAAAGCATTTGATATTAAAGATCTTGTAGTTGTTTTTGAAGAAAGTGGAAATGCATTGGTTGAAGCAGTTTGTGATGATAATGTTGCGATTTTTACTGCTGACGAATGGAAATCATATTCTGAAGATCAAAAAGAGAAAATCTTGTTGCAATACAGAATGACGTATTTGGCAGAAACCGAAGTAAACTGGTGTCCAGGCTTAGGAACTGTTTTGGCAAACGACGAAATTGTAAACGGAGTTTCAGAACGTGGAGGCTTTCCTGTTATAAGAAAAAAAATGACACAATGGAGTATGCGAATTTCTGCTTATGCCGAACGCTTGCTTCAAGGTTTAAATGATATCGATTGGAGTGAGTCTATCAAAGAATCTCAAAGAAACTGGATCGGGAAATCGGTTGGTGCTTTGGTTAAATTCAAAGTCAAAAGTCAAAAGTCAAAAGTCGAAAGTCAAGCTGAACTTTCAGACTTTGGACATTCGACTTTAGACTTTATAGAAGTTTTTACAACAAGACCTGATACAATTTTTGGAGTTACTTTTATGACTTTGGCACCAGAACATGATTTGGTAGCTAAAATTACAACACCAGAACAAAAAGAAGCAGTTGAAGCGTATATCGAAAAAACGTCAAAACGCTCTGAGCGTGAACGTATGGCCGATGTAAAAACGATTTCAGGAGTTTTCACAGGAGCTTATGCTGAACATCCATTTACAAAAGAAGCAATTCCAGTTTGGATTGGTGATTATGTTTTGGCAGGTTACGGAACAGGTGCTGTAATGGCGGTTCCTTGCGGAGACGAAAGAGATTACGCTTTTGCTAATTTCTTTAAAGGTCAGAACGGAATGCAGGAAATCAAAAATATCTTCGCAAATGTTGATATTTCCGAAGCTGCTTACGGATCTAAAGATAACGTTGAAATTACAGCTTCTGATTTCTTAAACGGATTAAATTACAAAGATGCGACAGCAAAAGCAATTTATAAATTAGAAGAAATCGGTCAAGGAAAAGGTAAAACAAATTACCGTTTGCGTGATGCTGTTTTTTCTCGTCAGCGTTATTGGGGTGAGCCGTTCCCAGTTTATTATGTGAATGGGTTGCCAAAAATGATTGACACACAGCATCTGCCAATTATTTTACCTGAAGTAGAGAAATATTTACCAACAGAAGACGGATTGCCGCCATTAGGAAATGCAGCAGTTTGGGCTTGGGATACAAAACAAAATAAAGTTGTTGCAACTGATTTAGTTGATAAAGTTTCTATTTTTCCTTTAGAATTGAACACAATGCCAGGTTGGGCGGGAAGTTCATGGTATTGGATGCGTTATATGGATGCGCATAACGAAAATGAATTTGCAAGTAAAGAAGCGTTAGCTTACTGGGAAAATGTAGATTTATACATTGGAGGAAGTGAACACGCAACAGGACACTTGTTGTATTCTCGTTTCTGGAATAAATTCTTAAAAGACAAAGGTTTTGCTCCAACTGAAGAACCATTCAAAAAACTGATTAATCAGGGAATGATTTTGGGGAATAGTGCTTTTATTTATGTATTAAGAGAAAACAACAAATTGTTTATTATTCCTAAAAGCGTATATAAAGAGATTTGCGAAAATTCGAAAGTTAAGACTTCAGATGAAAATTATGTAGATCCTGTTGACTTCGATTGGAACAAAGTGCTTGAGATGTTATCAAATGGTGAAATGAGTTCGCAATTTGTTCAGCCTATTCATGTTAGTTTATCTGTTATTAATGATGTAACTAATGAATTAGATATAGAAGCTTTTAAAAAACATCCATTATATTCTGAATACCAAAACGCAGAGGTTATTTTGAATGAAAACGGGAAATACATTGTAGGTCGTGAAGTCGAAAAAATGTCGAAATCATACTATAATGTAGTAACACCAGATGATATTTGTGCTGAATATGGAGCAGATACATTACGTTTATACGAAATGTTTTTAGGTCCGTTAGAGCAGGCAAAACCTTGGAATACTGCCGGAATTTCTGGAGTTTTTGGTTTCTTGAAAAAATTATGGAGATTGTATTTTGATGACAACGGTTTAATCGTAAACAACGACGAACCAATAAAAGACAACTTAAAATCATTGCATAAAACAATTAAAAAAGTTGCTGAAGATATCGAGAATTTCTCTTTCAATACTTCGGTTTCTCAGTTTATGATTTGTGTAAATGAATTGTCTTCTCAAAACTGTCATTCAAGAGCGATCTTAGAACCATTAGCAATTTTAGTTTCGCCATACGCGCCACACATTGCTGAAGAATTATGGTCACAGTTAGGGCATACAACTTCAATTTCAGAAGTTGCTTTCCCAATTTTCGAAGAAAAACACTTAGTTGAAACTAATAAAGAATATCCAGTTTCTTTTAACGGAAAAATGCGTTTCACAATCGAATTGCCTTTAGATTTAACTAAAGAACAAATCGAAGAAATTGTAATGAAAGACGAAAGAACTCAAAAACAATTAGACGGTAGAACACCAAATAAAGTGATTATCGTTCCTGGTAAAATTATCAATTTGGTTGGTTAACCAAATTAATTTTCAATATAAAAATTCCAAATTCCAATTTTACGATTGGGCTTTGGGATTTTTTTTTACGTATAGTTCTGTCAGTCTGAGCGAAGTCGAAGACCAAGTAAGAAGCTCCGCAAAGAAAATCGCCAATCTTTGTAGAGTTACGTGCGTGGTCTTCGACTTCGCTCAGACTGACAATAAGTATGGTTTGTTATTTCGAGAAAGAGACTTTGCGACTTAGCGCCTTTGCGAGCAAATAACCTTGTGCTCTTTGTAATTAAAGAACAAATCATATATTTTAATAAGTCTCAAAAAAGAATTCAAATGAAATATAAAAAAAGAAGCTTCGTAACGATTACGAAGCTTTCCTTTACCAAAAACAAAAAAATTAAATCCTAATTCCTAATTTTTATAGTGGAAAAACATATGTTGGACAAACGGCAACAATAATTCCATCTTGAGTAGTAGTCGCTGTAAGTTGTTTTTCAACTTTTCCGCCAATATAAGTTTTTACAGTAAGAGTTTGTCCTACAGTTCCTCCATAACCACTTACGCTTAAAGAAGCTCCTGGAGCATCAGTAGCAGTAAATTCTTTTGTCCAAGGAAGTTTAGTGATATCTTCAATTAAAACACCGCCAGCAGCTTCCATGTAGGTAACGCTAAGTGTTCCAGTGTAATTTCCAGTCACTTCATATTTTACATCTTTTGATTTATTTACTGAGCCATTATCGTCATTATCGCTGCTGCAAGAAGCAAATGTAAATACAAGAGTTAATGCTAGCATTATTTGTTTTAAATGTGTTTTCATGTGTAAATTCTTTAATTATTTATATTCAAAATCTGATTTAAACAAAGTTAGAAGCTAATAATTCGGGTAACAATACCTGATAAAATGTATTTTTTCTTACCTGATTTCAGGTAAAAGTGTTTGATTTTGTTTCGAAAGTCGTTAAGCTTTAATAACTTTGAGTAAATGCCCCAATCATGCATAAAATCCACATCTTACTATTATTTTTGTTTTTTTCTTCAATTTGCAATTCTCAGGTAATTCTTTCATTAGATGATGATACTGCTTACATTGACAGTATAGTTAAAATCACAAAAAACACAAAATCCGACAGCGTTAAGAGTTTGAATAGTTTTAGATTGTCTAAACTGTTTTTAATGGCGCAGAATGCAAAAAGTTCTAAAGAATATCTCGAACAAGCCAATCGGTTAAAAGTGAAATTTCCTTTCTTAAAAGATGCATCCATTTTTTATAATGCTTCGAGTTTTCTCGAAAAAGGAGATATGGAAGGTTTTGAAAAAGCTTTGCTTGACGCCAATTCAAAACTCAAAAAATATCGTAATAAAGAAGCGTATAAACTTCGTGCTATTATTCTTCAGAACTATGGAATTATGCAACAACGTAAGAATAACGAAAATGCATATATGAAATTGCTGGTCAATGAAGCGATTCCGATTGCTAAAAAAAGTGGCGATTATGAATTGATCAGTGCTTTGAATAAGGCGGTTGCAATTATTTTTATGAATAATAGTGAACGCGAAAAAGCTTCTGAATATTTAGGTCAAGCGCAGAAATATATTGAAAATACATCTAAAAAATCGCCAACTTTGGTAGAATCTAAGATGGAAACGTATATTATAAACGCAGAAAATTTAATTGAACTCAAACATTTTTATGATGCTAAAGAAATTCTAGATAAAGCATATTCGATTTTAGAAAAATATCCAGAATCCAACTTAAACGATTCTTATTTTTATTCGGAAGGGCTTTATTTCGCTAAACAAAACAAACATAAAGAAGCATTAGTGAGTTTTGAAAAAGGAATTAAATCGGCAGAAAATCATCAAAATGCTATTGCCATAAACCGTTTAAAATTTGCCGAATATGTAGTGCTTTTTAAACTGAAAAACTACGATAAAGCAAAAGGCAATTTGGAATATTTAATTGAAAAAACGCCTTTTATTGTTGATAAAAAGAACTATTATAAAGAATTGTCTAAAGTTTATAATGCGACAAAAGAATTTCCAAAGGCTTATTTTTATTCGAATAAATACAATGTTGTAAACGATAGTCTCAACGATGCAAAATTGAGAAGCGAAATTGTAGAACTCGAAGCGAAATATAAAAAAGCTGAAAGCGAAAGAAAAATCAATTTGCTTCAATCTGAAAATGAAAAAGCAGTTTTGCAAGGCAACAACAACCGTTTGAATTCGATGCTTTTTGCGGTGCTTTCTTTTCTTTTGTTTTTAACGGTTTTGTTTTTATGGATTTATAGCAATTATCAAAAGAAACTGAGTTTTCAAAAAGAACTCAATCATAAACAAGAATTATCTGCGCTCGAAAATCAGCAGAAATTATCGATTTCTAATGCTTTGATTGAGGGGGAAGAAATTGAGAGAAAAAGAATTGCGAGAGAATTGCACGACGGACTCGGCAGTATGCTTTCGGGTTTAAAAATGCATTTGAATCTTGCTGATCGAGAAAATAAAGAAATTAATTCAAATATTAACGGAATGCTTAATGATTCGATTAAAGAGCTTCGAAATATTTCTCAAAATTTAATGCCAGAAAGTTTAATGAAATTAGGTCTGGAACACGCTTTAAAAGATCTTTGTGCTTCGCATTCTACTTCAGAAACAACAATTGATTTTCAGTATTTAATTAAAAAATCAACTTTTCCGCAGCATTTTAAAATCATGATTTATAGAATTATTCAAGAACTTCTAAATAATGCGCTGAAATATGCTAAAGCTTCGCAAATTTTAATTTCCTGTTCGCAAAACAAAGATGTTTTTTATATCACGGTTGAAGATAACGGAATCGGATTTAATGTTAAACATGCAGAAAAAAGAGACGGAATGGGGCTGAGAAATATTAAAAATCGCGTGGCATTTTTGAATGGAAAACTAGAAATCGATTCTATTCCAAACAAAGGAACTTCAACTTATATAGAATTGAAAATATAACCTCAAATTATTATTATGAGATACAGAACAGTAATTGTAGACGATCATCCGATAGTTATTTCAGGTATAGCGGGCTTATTGGCGGATTTAGAAAATATAGAAATTGTACAAAAATTCGGTTCCGGAATATCACTTTTGGAATATATAGAAGACCATAAAATCGATTTGATTTTGATGGATATTTTTCTTCCTATAATAAATGGAGTTGATTTGTGTAAAACAATCAAGCAAAAGCATCCGAAAATAGTTATTATCGGAATGAGCAGCCAGTCTGAAAGAAGTTTGGTAATGCAATTTATTCAAAACGGAGGAAATGGCTATATTTTAAAAAACGCTTCTTTTGATGAATTCAAAAATTGTATTTATAAAGCTATTGACGGTGAAATTGTTTTTAGTGAAGAAGTAAAAACGATTATCAGCCAGCCGTTATCTGAAGATTTAGAACGTATTCCAGGTTTGAGCAGAAGAGAACGCGATATAGCTTTATTGCTTTCTCAAGGAAAATCGACTCAGGAAATTGCTGATGATTTGTTTTTGAGCTTTCTAACAGTCCAAACACATCGCCGAAATATTCTTCAAAAATATAAAATGAAAAATGTGGCAGAATTAATTGCGTTCCTTTTAAAAAACAATATGCTGAATTAAGCCAAAATGAGTATAAAAATGTCAAAATGACATTTTGTTAAAATGGTTCGTAATTTGCAGTTTGTTTTGTAAATTTAAAATCAATCTAAAAATCAAAAAACTATGGGATCTGGATATCTAATTATTGCTGGAGCAATTATGTTGTTCAGCTGGCTGGTAAGTTCTCAGCTAAAGAGTAAATTTGAATTATACTCGAAATTACAATTAAGAAACGGAATGAGCGGCGCCGAAATTGCCGAAAAAATGCTTGCCGACAACGGAATTACAGATGTTCGTGTTATCTCGACACCAGGTCAGTTAACCGATCATTATAATCCTTCAGATAAAACAGTAAATTTAAGTGAAGCCGTTTATAGTCACAGAAATGCTGCGGCAGCTGCGGTTGCGGCACACGAATGCGGTCACGCGGTACAACATGCAATTGGTTACGAATGGTTAACAATGCGTTCTAAATTAGTGCCGATTGTAAGTGTAGCTTCAAACTACGTACAATGGATTTTAATTGCAGGAATCTTGATGATTAAAGTTTTTCCACAATTATTATTGGTTGGAATTATCATTTTTGCGGCTACAACTTTGTTTTCTATTATTACGCTTCCTGTAGAATATGATGCTAGTAATCGTGCTTTGGCTTGGTTAGAAAATAAACATATGTTAACGCAAGAGGAACAAGCAGGAGCAAAAGATGCGCTAAAATGGGCAGCGAGAACTTATGTAGTAGCGGCAATTGGTTCAATCGCAACGTTGCTGTACTATATCTCGATTTATTCTGGAAGTAGAAGGAATTAATTTGATAATTGAGATAATTAGTCAATTAGGTAATTTATAGCAACCCCGACAGATTTAAAAATCTGTCGGGGTTGTGTTTTATTAAGTTTGTCTGGCTGAGCGAAGTCGAAGCCTTATAGGTAATTAAGCTCTTCGACTTCGCTCAGGGTGACAGCTAGCGTAACATTATCTAATTATCAAAATTGACACATTTTCTAATTAAAGCTGAATCTGTCTATCAATCTGCTGATCTAAAGAAATAAAAGTTTCTGTTCTCGAAACTCCTTCAATAGCTTGAATTTTAGTATTTAAAAGTTGCATCAAATGTTCGTTGTCGCGACAGATTATTTTAATTAAAACCGACCAGTTTCCCGTTGTATAATGGCATTCTAACACTTCTGGAATCTTTTTTAAATCTTTTACGGCTTCAGAATTTCGTGAGGCTTTGTCTAAATATACTCCAACAAAAGCCATTGTATTATAACCCAACACTTTTGGATTTACAGTGAATTTCGATCCAGAAATAACGCCAGATTGTTCCAGCTTTTTTAATCTCTGGTGAATAGCGGCTCCTGAAATTCCGATTTTATTGGCTATTTGCAAAATTGGTTTTCGGGCATCATCCATTAAGTAACGAAGAATTTCTTTGTCGATACCATCAATTTCAATTAAGAGGGAGTTGATTTTCATAACTTATAATTTGAAACTATTACTTGTGATTTAGGTTTAGAATAGAAATCAAATGTAGTTAAAATGAAGGAAGAATAAAATTCCAATATTAGAAATTCCAAATTCCAAAAACATAGCCCGTGGTTTCAACCACGGGAAACGAAAGAAAATCAGCAATTGGTTTAAAAAGAAAAATTCCAAATCTCAGGTGATTAATCTGGGATTTGGAATTTAAATATTTTTACTGGTCAGGTTTATTTTCCTTTGTTTGCTTCTGCAACGTATTTTTCAAGAGCCATTGTCATAGAAGGAGTTTCAGGAGTTGGAGCAAGAATATCAATTCTTAAACCATGATCTAAAGCTTCTTTCTGAGTTGTGCTTCCGAAAACAGCAATTCTGGTATCATTTTGTTTGAAATCTGGGAAATTCTTAAACAAAGATTTGATTCCGGTTGGACTGAAGAACGCTAAAACGTCATAATAAACGTCTGCTAAGTCAGATAAATCACTCATTACAGTTCTGTAAAAAATAGCTTGTGCCCAATCTACTTTTAGACTGTTTAATGTTACAGGCGCATCAGCATTTAATTGGTCAGATGCAGGAAGCAAAAACTTTTCGTCTTTGTACTTCTTAATTAGCGGCGATAAATCTGCAAAATCTTTTGCCCCAACGTAAATTTTACGTTTTCTGTACACAACATACTTTTGAAGGTAAAACGCAACAGCCTCAGATTGACAAAAATACTTCAATCCTTCAGGAACTTTGTAACGCATTTCATCAGCAACTCTAAAAAAATGATCTACAGCATTTCTACTTGTTAAAATGATCGCAGTGTAATGATTAAGATCGATTTTTTGTAATCGAATCTCTTTTGCGCTAACCCCTTCCACATGAATAAATGGTCTGAAATCAATTTTTATTTTGTGTTTTTGTTGGAGCTCAAAGTAAGGAGAATTCTCCACTTTAGGTTCAGGCTGTGACACCAAAATTGTTTTCACTTTCATATTATAAACATTTTCTAAGCACTCCCTTTTGTTATCCAATAATAAAGAAAATAATAAGGGGCTATTTCAAGAGCGCAAAGATATAAAATAAAATAAAATAACTTACCGATAATTGCGTTTTGATATGTTTTAATTGAAATAAAGTAAGAGTATACACTAATACACAGCGAAATACCAATGATTGCTAGAGGTACAATTTTTGGAATATTGCTGTAATAGAACAAAATAGCGTTAATTGGAAGGATTAAAACACCAATATATGTTCTATAAGTAACTTTTTGTAAGTTAAATAATTCTACAAACTCATCAATATTGAAGGAAGTCGCTACAATTTTTTCGATTAAATATTTTCCTAGAATGAAATAAAGAAGGAAAGTTGCAATCTGAATAAACAAAATCCAGTCCGTTTTTAAAACAGAATAAACACCCGTTTTTGGATTCTCTGAAAAAATATGCATGGTAAGCAAAATGAAAAATGCATACGAGATTATCTGCACAAAAAACAAACCAACTGTAAAGCTGCTTTTTAAATGATTATTGTCCCGGTAAATTTTAGCATATTTATCAGAAAAAATAAGTTTGCTAAACTCACTAAATCTACTTTCATAAGCAGATTTTGTCATGGCAACAACAGCAAATGTAAGCACAAACAAAAGCGTTGCCCAGTCTTTGTTTTCTAGAATTCGAGGATGAAGTTGTTCAATCATAGCGTTACAAAATTAGTAATTTTTTGATGCAATACTTTTAT from Flavobacterium sp. YJ01 carries:
- a CDS encoding LysR family transcriptional regulator, which codes for MIENKKYKVEVRVWIEETEGAFLGIGKIWLLENIRKTGSITNAAKEMKMAYRQAWQLVEEMNQRAESPLVEKLLGGKGGGGARLTEAGEKAISVFYEVENRIKEFAEKETQNLKF
- a CDS encoding class I tRNA ligase family protein, which encodes MKYNPNEIEAKWQKYWAENQTFAAKNNSEKPKHYVLDMFPYPSGAGLHVGHPLGYIASDVYSRFKRHQGFNVLHPMGYDSFGLPAEQYAIQTGQRPEDTTRVNIDGGVDKEGKQIAGYRKQLDKIGFSFDWSREVRTSNPDYYKHTQWIFIQLFNSWYCKKQGKAFDIKDLVVVFEESGNALVEAVCDDNVAIFTADEWKSYSEDQKEKILLQYRMTYLAETEVNWCPGLGTVLANDEIVNGVSERGGFPVIRKKMTQWSMRISAYAERLLQGLNDIDWSESIKESQRNWIGKSVGALVKFKVKSQKSKVESQAELSDFGHSTLDFIEVFTTRPDTIFGVTFMTLAPEHDLVAKITTPEQKEAVEAYIEKTSKRSERERMADVKTISGVFTGAYAEHPFTKEAIPVWIGDYVLAGYGTGAVMAVPCGDERDYAFANFFKGQNGMQEIKNIFANVDISEAAYGSKDNVEITASDFLNGLNYKDATAKAIYKLEEIGQGKGKTNYRLRDAVFSRQRYWGEPFPVYYVNGLPKMIDTQHLPIILPEVEKYLPTEDGLPPLGNAAVWAWDTKQNKVVATDLVDKVSIFPLELNTMPGWAGSSWYWMRYMDAHNENEFASKEALAYWENVDLYIGGSEHATGHLLYSRFWNKFLKDKGFAPTEEPFKKLINQGMILGNSAFIYVLRENNKLFIIPKSVYKEICENSKVKTSDENYVDPVDFDWNKVLEMLSNGEMSSQFVQPIHVSLSVINDVTNELDIEAFKKHPLYSEYQNAEVILNENGKYIVGREVEKMSKSYYNVVTPDDICAEYGADTLRLYEMFLGPLEQAKPWNTAGISGVFGFLKKLWRLYFDDNGLIVNNDEPIKDNLKSLHKTIKKVAEDIENFSFNTSVSQFMICVNELSSQNCHSRAILEPLAILVSPYAPHIAEELWSQLGHTTSISEVAFPIFEEKHLVETNKEYPVSFNGKMRFTIELPLDLTKEQIEEIVMKDERTQKQLDGRTPNKVIIVPGKIINLVG
- a CDS encoding MmpS family transport accessory protein; the protein is MKTHLKQIMLALTLVFTFASCSSDNDDNGSVNKSKDVKYEVTGNYTGTLSVTYMEAAGGVLIEDITKLPWTKEFTATDAPGASLSVSGYGGTVGQTLTVKTYIGGKVEKQLTATTTQDGIIVAVCPTYVFPL
- a CDS encoding ATP-binding protein → MHKIHILLLFLFFSSICNSQVILSLDDDTAYIDSIVKITKNTKSDSVKSLNSFRLSKLFLMAQNAKSSKEYLEQANRLKVKFPFLKDASIFYNASSFLEKGDMEGFEKALLDANSKLKKYRNKEAYKLRAIILQNYGIMQQRKNNENAYMKLLVNEAIPIAKKSGDYELISALNKAVAIIFMNNSEREKASEYLGQAQKYIENTSKKSPTLVESKMETYIINAENLIELKHFYDAKEILDKAYSILEKYPESNLNDSYFYSEGLYFAKQNKHKEALVSFEKGIKSAENHQNAIAINRLKFAEYVVLFKLKNYDKAKGNLEYLIEKTPFIVDKKNYYKELSKVYNATKEFPKAYFYSNKYNVVNDSLNDAKLRSEIVELEAKYKKAESERKINLLQSENEKAVLQGNNNRLNSMLFAVLSFLLFLTVLFLWIYSNYQKKLSFQKELNHKQELSALENQQKLSISNALIEGEEIERKRIARELHDGLGSMLSGLKMHLNLADRENKEINSNINGMLNDSIKELRNISQNLMPESLMKLGLEHALKDLCASHSTSETTIDFQYLIKKSTFPQHFKIMIYRIIQELLNNALKYAKASQILISCSQNKDVFYITVEDNGIGFNVKHAEKRDGMGLRNIKNRVAFLNGKLEIDSIPNKGTSTYIELKI
- a CDS encoding response regulator transcription factor is translated as MRYRTVIVDDHPIVISGIAGLLADLENIEIVQKFGSGISLLEYIEDHKIDLILMDIFLPIINGVDLCKTIKQKHPKIVIIGMSSQSERSLVMQFIQNGGNGYILKNASFDEFKNCIYKAIDGEIVFSEEVKTIISQPLSEDLERIPGLSRRERDIALLLSQGKSTQEIADDLFLSFLTVQTHRRNILQKYKMKNVAELIAFLLKNNMLN
- a CDS encoding zinc metallopeptidase, translated to MGSGYLIIAGAIMLFSWLVSSQLKSKFELYSKLQLRNGMSGAEIAEKMLADNGITDVRVISTPGQLTDHYNPSDKTVNLSEAVYSHRNAAAAAVAAHECGHAVQHAIGYEWLTMRSKLVPIVSVASNYVQWILIAGILMIKVFPQLLLVGIIIFAATTLFSIITLPVEYDASNRALAWLENKHMLTQEEQAGAKDALKWAARTYVVAAIGSIATLLYYISIYSGSRRN
- a CDS encoding Lrp/AsnC ligand binding domain-containing protein; amino-acid sequence: MKINSLLIEIDGIDKEILRYLMDDARKPILQIANKIGISGAAIHQRLKKLEQSGVISGSKFTVNPKVLGYNTMAFVGVYLDKASRNSEAVKDLKKIPEVLECHYTTGNWSVLIKIICRDNEHLMQLLNTKIQAIEGVSRTETFISLDQQIDRQIQL
- a CDS encoding uroporphyrinogen-III synthase, translating into MKVKTILVSQPEPKVENSPYFELQQKHKIKIDFRPFIHVEGVSAKEIRLQKIDLNHYTAIILTSRNAVDHFFRVADEMRYKVPEGLKYFCQSEAVAFYLQKYVVYRKRKIYVGAKDFADLSPLIKKYKDEKFLLPASDQLNADAPVTLNSLKVDWAQAIFYRTVMSDLSDLADVYYDVLAFFSPTGIKSLFKNFPDFKQNDTRIAVFGSTTQKEALDHGLRIDILAPTPETPSMTMALEKYVAEANKGK
- a CDS encoding DUF4271 domain-containing protein is translated as MIEQLHPRILENKDWATLLFVLTFAVVAMTKSAYESRFSEFSKLIFSDKYAKIYRDNNHLKSSFTVGLFFVQIISYAFFILLTMHIFSENPKTGVYSVLKTDWILFIQIATFLLYFILGKYLIEKIVATSFNIDEFVELFNLQKVTYRTYIGVLILPINAILFYYSNIPKIVPLAIIGISLCISVYSYFISIKTYQNAIIGKLFYFILYLCALEIAPYYFLYYWITKGSA